A genomic window from Triticum urartu cultivar G1812 chromosome 7, Tu2.1, whole genome shotgun sequence includes:
- the LOC125522308 gene encoding CASP-like protein 1C1, with amino-acid sequence MAKLHRLVSVVLRLVAAVTAAAAAIIMVTSRETTSLFGLEIEAKFSHIPSFIFFVVAYAVACVYSLLVILVPPGGAASRLVVMADVAMGMVLTGAVAATGAIAEVGRNGNEHAGWLPICEQVHGYCNQVMGALIAGFVALVVYFLIIMHSLHAVTDTMCPCH; translated from the exons ATGGCCAAGCTGCACCGGCTCGTCTCCGTCGTGCTCAGGCTCGTCGCGGCCGTCACCGCGGCCGCCGCGGCGATAATCATGGTGACCAGCCGCGAGACCACCAGCTTGTTCGGCCTGGAAATCGAGGCCAAGTTCTCTCACATTCCGTCATTTAT CTTCTTCGTGGTGGCATACGCCGTGGCATGCGTCTACAGCCTGCTCGTCATCCTCGTGCCGCCCGGGGGCGCCGCCTCGAGATTGGTCGTCATGGCCGACGTGGCAATGGGGATGGTGCTCACCGGCGCCGTGGCGGCCACAGGCGCGATCGCGGAGGTCGGGAGGAACGGCAACGAGCACGCCGGGTGGCTGCCGATCTGCGAGCAGGTGCACGGCTACTGCAACCAGGTCATGGGAGCCCTCATCGCCGGGTTCGTCGCGCTGGTCGTCTACTTCCTCATCATCATGCACTCCCTCCACGCCGTCACTGATACCATGTGTCCGTGCCATTAG